The Ramlibacter pinisoli genome segment CCCGGGTCATCTTCAGGAACATGCGGTCGCGCGTGATGCCCGCATTGTTGACCAGCACGTCGATGGGCCCGTGGTCGGCCTTCGCCTTGGTGAACGCTTCGACGGTGGAGCTCCAGTCGCCGACGTTGCCGACCGACGCGTAGAACGTGTAGCCCTTGGCCTTCTGTTCATCGAGCCACTTCGCGTAGTCGCGCGTCGGGCCGCAACCCGCGATGACCGTGAAGCCTTCCTTGTGCATGCGCTGGCAGATGGCGGTGCCGATGCCACCCATGCCGCCCGTGACGTAAGCCACCTTTTGTCCCATCGTGTTCTCCTTGCAAGTTGCGTCAAACCGACTTCGGCCCGACCGGGTGGCCCGGGTCGAAATTCACTCTATCCACTCAGGCCGCTTCGACCGCGAGGGAAACCCCCATGCCGCCGCCGATGCACAGCGCGGCGAGGCCCTTCTTGGCTTCGCGGCGCTGCATTTCGTGCAGCAACGTCACGAGGATGCGGCAGCCCGACGCACCGATGGGGTGCCCGATGGCAATCGCGCCACCATTGACGTTCACCTTGGCCGGGTCGATGCCGAGTTCCTTGTTGACGGCACAGGCCTGGGCCGCGAACGCTTCGTTCAGCTCGAACAGCTGCACGTCCTGCACGTTCCAGCCGGCGCGCTGCAACGCCTTGCGCGAAGCAGGAACCGGGCCCATGCCCATCGTGGCCGGATCGAGGCCCGACGTACCGAAGGCGGCGATGCGAGCCAGCGGCTTGAGGCCGAGCGAGGCCGCCTTCTTCGCGCTCATCACCACCACCGCGGCGGCGCCGTCGTTGATGCCGGACGCGTTGCCGGCGGTGACGCTACCGGCCTTGTCGAATGCCGGCCGCAGGCCGGCCAGCGCTTCGGCGTTGGTCTTCTTGTTGATGAACTCGTCGGCCGAGAACACCAGCGGGTCGCCCTTCTTCTGCGGGATGGAGACCGGCACGATCTCGTCCTTGAACTTGCCGGCTTCCTGGGCCGCGGCCGCCTTCTGCTGGCTGGCCAGCGCCAGCGCGTCCTGCGAGCCGCGGTCGATGCCGTACTGCTTGGCCACGTTCTCGGCCGTGATGCCCATGTGGTACTGGTTGTAGACGTCCCACAGGCCGTCGACGATCATCGAATCGATCATCTTCCAGTCGCCCATGCGCTGGCCGTCGCGCGAATTCAGCAGCACGTGCGGCGCGGCACTCATGTTCTCCTGGCCGCCGGCCACGATGATCTCGGCGTCGCCCCAGGCAATCGCCTGCGCCGCCAGCATCACGGCCTTCAGGCCGGAGCCGCAGACGGCGTTGATGGTGAGCCCGGGCACTTCCTTGGGCAGGCCGGCCTTGATCAGCGCCTGGCGGGCCGGGTTCTGGCCCGAGCCCGCCGCCAGGACCTGGCCCATGATGACTTCGCTGACCTGAGCCGGATCGACCTTGGCGCGGGCCAGTGCCTCGCGGATGACGATCGCACCCAGCTCGGGCGCGGGAACCTTGGCGAGGCTGCCGCCGAACTTGCCGACCGCGGTACGCGTCGCGGAGACGATGACGATGTCTTCCATGGGAACTCCTTTGATGGGCTGAAGCTGTGAGCGAAGGGAAATCGGCTGTGCAGCACGGGGCATGCCCGGACCGCCGGAGGGTGGATCAGGCCTTGGCCTTGACGTAACGGCCGGGCGCCGGCTCGATGGGCTGGTAGGCGGTGCCCTTGCCGTAGCGCTTGGGCGCGGGGACCTGCTTGCCCGCCAGCGGCTTGAGCCAGCCGGACCAGTCGGACCACCAGCTGCCCGGGTGCTCGGTCGCTCCCGCCAGCCAGTCGGCATGCACGTCGGGCAGCTTGTCGTTGGTCCAGTACGAGCGCTTCTTCTTGGCCGGGGGGTTGATCACGCCGGCGATGTGGCCGGACGCGCCCATGACGAAGCGCTTCTTGCCGGGCAGGTGGTTGACGCTGGCGTAGGCCGAACCGATGGGCACGATGTGGTCCTCGCGCGAGCCGTAGACGTAGACCGGCATGTCGAGCTTGCCCAGGTCGATCTTCTCGCCGCAGACCGTCACCTTGCCGGGCTTGGTGAGGTTGTTCTCGAGGTAGGTGTTGCGCAGGTACCAGGCGTACATCGGCCCCGGCAGGTTGGTCGAGTCGCTGTTCCAGTACAGCAGGTCGAAGGCCGGCGGCGTCTCGCCCTTGAGGTAGTTGCCCACCACGTAGTTCCACACCAGGTCGTTGGGGCGCAGGAAGCTGAAGGTGGACGCGAGTTCCTGGCCCTTGAGCAGGCCGCGCTGGCCCATCTGGAGCTCGCGGTACTGGACGAAATGCTCGTCGATGAACAGGTCGAGGACGCCGGTCTCGGTGAAGTCGAGGAGCGTGGTGAGGAAGGTGGCGGAGGCCACCGGCTTCTCGCCGCGCGCGGCCAGCACCGCCAGCGCCGTGCCCAGCAGCGTGCCACCGACGCAGAACCCCAGCGCATTGATCTGCTTGCTGCCGGCGATCTCGCGCACGACGCGAATGGCCTCGACGGGGCCCTCGCCCACGTAGTCGTCCCAGCCCTTGTCCTGCAGCGTCTGGTCGGGGTTGCGCCAGCTCACGACGAAGGTGCGGTGGCCCTGGTCGACCAGGTACTTCACCAGCGAATTCTCCGGCTGCAGGTCGAGGATGTAGAACTTGTTGATGCAGGGCGGCACGACCAGGTACGGCCGTTCGTACACCTTGGCAGTGCTCGGCTTGTACTCGATGAGCTGCATGAGCTCGTTCTCGAACACGACGGCGCCCTCGGTCGTGGCGACGTTGCGGCCGACCTCGAACTGGCTCTCGTCGGTCATCGAGACGTAGCCCTGCTGCAGGTCGTTCAGCAGGTTCTGGATGCCCTTGGCGATGCTTTCGCCGCGCGTCTCGATGGCCTTCCTCTGCGCTTCCGCGTTCAGTGCCAGGAAGTTGCTAGGAGCGGATGCCGCCATCCACTGCTCGACCGCGAAGCGCAGCCTGGCCTTGGTCTTGGGGTCGGTGTCGGTCGCCTCGACCAGGCCCAGCAGCGTGCGGCCGTTGAGCAGGTACGTCGCCGCCGAGAACGCGGCAACGGGATTGCTGCCCCAGTCGGGCGACGCGAAGCGCTTGTCGCCACTGGCGACACCGGCGAGCCCGTGGTTCCACAGCTCGGCCGCCTCCTTCAGGTAGGCCTGCTGCAGGGCAGCCAGCTTGTCGGGCGAGAAAGAGAGGTGGGGAATGGAATGGCCGTTGGCACTCGCGGTACCGGCCTTGCTGATGGCCTGCATCGCCTTGCTCCAGCCGTCGCCTAGGGCTTGCTGGAACTGCTGCGTGGCGGCGGCCCAGCCTGGGTCAGAATGCATCGCTTGTCTCCTGATGTTCTGTCTTATTGGGGTGAACCCTGAGTATCACATCATCCATGTTGCACTGCAACATTTTTCGCCGCACCACCCCGTGTACCTGATCGCCATCGGCTGGCTCTACGTCGTGCTGATGATGTCCGTGGCCGAAGCCACGAACACCACCGGCACGGTGCTGGGCGCCATCTTCACGTTTCTCCTGTACGGACTCGGGCCCGTTGCTCTCCTGATGTACATCATGGGCACCCCGGCGCGCAAGCGGGCAATCCGCTTACGCGAGGAAGCCGAAAGGCGCGAGCAGGTCGCGCCTGGCTCAGCCCAGCCAGACGGCGGCAGCGAAGCGTCCGCTGACGCGGTCGCGCCGGTGCGAAAAGAACCGTGAGGGATTGCTGACGGTGCACCAGGCCGGCGTGCCGTCATTGCCGTGGACGGCACGCAGGCCCAGCGCGCGCAAACGGTCTCGCGCCAGGCCCTGCAGGTTGGCCAGCCACTTGCCCGGCGAGGAAGCAGTGAACCGGCGCGCGGCATCGCTCGCTGTCGACTCGAACGCCGTCTTCACCTCGTCGCCCACTTCGAACGCGCTCGGGCCGATGCAGGGGCCGAGCCACACGAGG includes the following:
- a CDS encoding acetyl-CoA C-acetyltransferase; its protein translation is MEDIVIVSATRTAVGKFGGSLAKVPAPELGAIVIREALARAKVDPAQVSEVIMGQVLAAGSGQNPARQALIKAGLPKEVPGLTINAVCGSGLKAVMLAAQAIAWGDAEIIVAGGQENMSAAPHVLLNSRDGQRMGDWKMIDSMIVDGLWDVYNQYHMGITAENVAKQYGIDRGSQDALALASQQKAAAAQEAGKFKDEIVPVSIPQKKGDPLVFSADEFINKKTNAEALAGLRPAFDKAGSVTAGNASGINDGAAAVVVMSAKKAASLGLKPLARIAAFGTSGLDPATMGMGPVPASRKALQRAGWNVQDVQLFELNEAFAAQACAVNKELGIDPAKVNVNGGAIAIGHPIGASGCRILVTLLHEMQRREAKKGLAALCIGGGMGVSLAVEAA
- a CDS encoding PHA/PHB synthase family protein produces the protein MHSDPGWAAATQQFQQALGDGWSKAMQAISKAGTASANGHSIPHLSFSPDKLAALQQAYLKEAAELWNHGLAGVASGDKRFASPDWGSNPVAAFSAATYLLNGRTLLGLVEATDTDPKTKARLRFAVEQWMAASAPSNFLALNAEAQRKAIETRGESIAKGIQNLLNDLQQGYVSMTDESQFEVGRNVATTEGAVVFENELMQLIEYKPSTAKVYERPYLVVPPCINKFYILDLQPENSLVKYLVDQGHRTFVVSWRNPDQTLQDKGWDDYVGEGPVEAIRVVREIAGSKQINALGFCVGGTLLGTALAVLAARGEKPVASATFLTTLLDFTETGVLDLFIDEHFVQYRELQMGQRGLLKGQELASTFSFLRPNDLVWNYVVGNYLKGETPPAFDLLYWNSDSTNLPGPMYAWYLRNTYLENNLTKPGKVTVCGEKIDLGKLDMPVYVYGSREDHIVPIGSAYASVNHLPGKKRFVMGASGHIAGVINPPAKKKRSYWTNDKLPDVHADWLAGATEHPGSWWSDWSGWLKPLAGKQVPAPKRYGKGTAYQPIEPAPGRYVKAKA